The genomic region CGCGCTGCTGCGAGCTTATATCTGGCATTGCATTGCGATTCCGATCATCGCCTCGGTGTTTATGATCGTGCACTTCTGGCGGGTGCGGAAGGACGGCGGCATCTCCGGCCCGGCGCCGGTCATGCTCACCTCCGAAGCCGACAAGCCGCGCCGAGCACAAAAGGCAGCGGGAGAGTGAACATGTCAGAAGTGACGTCAGATCACCCGATCACCCGATCGCCCGATCACCCGATGGGGGTTCTATGAACTGGCATCAGCTCTGGACGATCGCGACCACGCCCGACAATATCCCCATCACGGCGCTGCTGCCGCTGGTGGTGTTTTATTTGTGGCTGGCCTTCCGCCAGGCCAAGGGCAACGACGAACTCATCGAGCAACTGGAAGCCGATCCCGCGCTCGCCAAGACGCACCATCGCAAGACCTGGCCCTTCCGCCCCGGATGGCAAAAGGAAGTTCACGTCTGGCCGTTTCTGCTGCGCATGGAATTCCTGGCGGCCATCATCGTCACCGCCATCCTGATGGTCTGGTCCATCACCATGAGCGCGCCGCTGGAAGAGCCGGCCAATCCCAACCTGACCATGAACCCTGCCAAGGCGCCGTGGTACTTCCTCGGCCTGCAGGAAATGCTGGTGTACTTCGATCCCTGGATTGCCGGCGTGGTCATGCCGACGCTCATCATCATCGGCCTGATGGTGATTCCCTACATTGACACCAATCCGCTGGGCAGCGGCTACTACACCGTCAAGCAGCGCAAGTTTTCCATCGCCACGTTCTGTTTCGGCTTTCTGATTCTTTGGGTCTCGATGATCATCATCGGCACCTTCATTCGCGGCCCGGGATGGCAATGGTTCTGGCCGGGCCAGACCTGGGACCACAACCGATTAATTTACGAGGTGAACCGCGACTTGCCTGATCTGTTCGGCATCACCTCGAATCTGGGCAAGGGAATTTTCGGGGCGATTATCGTGGGCGGCTATTTCGCGGTCGGCGGCTTCGTCATGACCGCGCTGTTCCGCCGCAAGATGCCCAAGGACTGGCGCCGCATGAGCCTGCTCCAGTACCAAGTGATGATGTTTCTCATGCTCACCATGGTCGCGCTGCCCATCAAGATGCTGCTGCGCCTGAGCTTGCATATCAAGTACGTGTGGATTACGCCTTGGTTTAACGTGTGAAGAAACCGTCAGCTGTCAGCTATCAGCTTTCAGCTCTTAGCTATCAGCTGTCAGCTCTTAGCAATCAGCTGTCAGCTCTTAGCTATCAGCTGTCAGCTCGTTTTGGGGGAATTCAGCGCCGTAGGCGCGAATGAAAGTAGCCCGGCACTTCAGTGCCGGGAAACGTTGTGCAAGTAGATGCCAGTCCCGTAGGTGTCTGTGTCATAGCTCGATTTCGCGCGTTGCAGTGGTCCAAAAGCGAACCGAAACCAGCCGCGGA from Terriglobia bacterium harbors:
- a CDS encoding cytochrome C; its protein translation is MNWHQLWTIATTPDNIPITALLPLVVFYLWLAFRQAKGNDELIEQLEADPALAKTHHRKTWPFRPGWQKEVHVWPFLLRMEFLAAIIVTAILMVWSITMSAPLEEPANPNLTMNPAKAPWYFLGLQEMLVYFDPWIAGVVMPTLIIIGLMVIPYIDTNPLGSGYYTVKQRKFSIATFCFGFLILWVSMIIIGTFIRGPGWQWFWPGQTWDHNRLIYEVNRDLPDLFGITSNLGKGIFGAIIVGGYFAVGGFVMTALFRRKMPKDWRRMSLLQYQVMMFLMLTMVALPIKMLLRLSLHIKYVWITPWFNV